The following coding sequences lie in one Fusarium poae strain DAOMC 252244 chromosome 1, whole genome shotgun sequence genomic window:
- a CDS encoding hypothetical protein (BUSCO:46534at5125), with the protein MSRYGWSIGREQISPYSSMPSGVPAVTDDDFSYITSQDLDGVAEDRYYPRSHSTAPPPAPEDDILLIKNRGITYPAHFPAYAIGDGKLRVIDVKDRVGLMMELPERGTSRIKLLYKGKQLKDPMAPVRDYGVKNNSELMAVMPEVGDVSSGSEEEMVIVDAPRDDRKTRRRKNKRSKKKGIASDGDSLSGSPRDSASTFDHPRSPPAPPASTGATSGPMKVLDDLAVEYQIKWLPLSAEYIESPPTDPKKREEDHRKLSESIMMHIMLKLDGVEAEGMPEVRARRKELVKQVQKTLKDLDVAKES; encoded by the coding sequence ATGTCGAGATACGGTTGGTCTATTGGCCGCGAACAGATTTCGCCTTACAGTTCTATGCCCAGCGGCGTCCCCGCTGTCACCGACGACGATTTCAGCTACATCACCTCCCAAGATCTTGATGGGGTCGCTGAAGACCGATACTATCCCAGATCTCATTCGACTGCACCTCCACCAGCTCCAGAGGACGATATCCTCCTTATCAAGAACCGCGGCATAACATATCCTGCTCACTTCCCCGCCTATGCGATCGGAGATGGAAAGCTGCGGGTGATCGATGTCAAGGATCGGGTTGGGTTGATGATGGAGCTTCCTGAGCGCGGAACTTCACGCATCAAGCTTCTTTACAAGGGAAAGCAACTTAAGGATCCCATGGCGCCAGTACGAGATTATGGTGTTAAGAACAACAGCGAGCTGATGGCTGTCATGCCCGAGGTTGGTGATGTCAGCAGTGGTTCAGAGGAGGAAATGGTTATTGTCGATGCCCCTCGAGACGACAGAAAAACACGCCGCCGCAAGAACAAGcgcagcaagaagaagggcatCGCCAGTGATGGTGATTCTCTATCAGGCAGTCCCCGCGACAGCGCCTCTACATTTGATCACCCTAGATCGCCTCCAGCGCCGCCTGCATCCACAGGAGCTACTAGCGGTCCCATGAAGGTCTTGGACGATCTGGCTGTTGAGTACCAGATCAAGTGGTTGCCATTGTCTGCCGAGTATATCGAATCACCACCTACAGAtccaaagaagagagaagaggaccaccgcaaactatctgagaGTATCATGATGCACATTATGCTAAAGCTGGACGGTGTCGAGGCCGAAGGGATGCCTGAGGTCAGAGCGCGAAGAAAGGAACTGGTCAAGCAGGTCCAAAAGACGTTGAAGGATTTGGACGTTGCAAAGGAGTCTTGA
- the CRP46 gene encoding 60S ribosomal protein L16 (BUSCO:47940at5125), with protein sequence MSSFEQVVVIDGKGHLLGRLASIVAKQLLSGQKIVIVRCEALNISGEFFRAKLKYHAHLRKITRYNPTRGGPFHFRAPSRIFYKAVRGMIPHKTARGAAALERLKVFEGVPPPYDKTKKVVVPQALRVLRLQPGRKFCTVGRLSHEVGWKYQDVVARLEERRKAKGAAYYERKKIAARQLADAKKNATVKEETSKALANFGY encoded by the exons ATGTCCAGCTTCGAGCAAGTT GTCGTCATCGATGGCAAGGGCCATCTCCTTGGCCGACTCGCCTCTATTGTCGCCAAGCAGCTCCTTAGCGGTCAAAAGATCGTTATTGTCCGTTGCGAGGCCCTCAACATCTCTGGAGAGTTCTTCCGCGCCAAGC TCAAGTACCACGCCCACCTCCGAAAGATCACCCGATACAACCCTACCCGCGGTG GTCCCTTCCACTTCCGCGCTCCTTCACGAATCTTCTACAAGGCCGTCCGTGGCATGATCCCCCACAAGACTGCCCGTGGTGCCGCTGCTCTCGAGCGCCTTAAGGTCTTCGAGGGTGTCCCCCCTCCTTacgacaagaccaagaaggtcGTCGTTCCCCAGGCTCTCCGCGTTCTCCGACTCCAGCCCGGCCGCAAGTTCTGCACTGTCGGCCGTCTGTCCCACGAGGTTGGCTGGAAGTACCAGGATGTCGTTGCCCG ATTGGAGGAGCGAAGAAAGGCTAAGGGTGCCGCCTACTACGAGCGCAAGAAGATTGCCGCCCGACAACTGGCCGATGCCAAGAAGAACGCCACTGTCAAGGAGGAGACCTCAAAGGCTCTTGCCAACTTCGGCTACTAA
- a CDS encoding hypothetical protein (BUSCO:52063at5125) — translation MSDLDHFDLLPIQMDPESKAITSQKASRSLAAELEALNTLHRSLLTIEHPSGAPPPPVPVNPKRTANVTKLRDSGNNEYRKGKFPEAIKFYTLGVQMAMQRPMWEPAALVREEISGLLANRAQAHMAMQNWAEGAVDAHASVEARWVGNAKAWWRRGRCLAEMGRFEEARDWIRRGLEVEGEEGELVQLLKEIEERIEKQQA, via the coding sequence ATGTCGGATCTCGATCACTTCGACCTTCTTCCCATTCAGATGGACCCTGAGTCCAAGGCCATCACTTCGCAAAAAGCATCGCGCTCTCTGGCCGCCGAACTCGAAGCCCTCAACACACTCCACCGTTCTCTCCTTACCATCGAGCACCCTTCAGGCGCACCCCCACCTCCTGTGCCTGTCAACCCCAAGCGCACCGCCAATGTGACCAAGTTGCGCGATTCTGGTAACAACGAATACCGCAAGGGCAAGTTCCCCGAGGCCATTAAGTTCTACACGCTGGGTGTGCAGATGGCCATGCAGCGCCCTATGTGGGAGCCCGCTGCGCTTGTGCGGGAAGAGATCAGCGGACTGCTTGCCAACCGGGCGCAGGCGCACATGGCGATGCAGAACTGGGCCGAGGGTGCTGTAGATGCGCATGCGAGTGTCGAGGCGCGCTGGGTCGGAAACGCAAAGGCTTGgtggagaagaggaagatgccTGGCCGAGATGGGCAGGTTCGAGGAGGCCAGGGACTGGATCAGGAGGGGATTGGAGGTTGAGGGTGAAGAGGGAGAGCTGGTGCAACTATTGAAGGA